A single genomic interval of Zingiber officinale cultivar Zhangliang chromosome 4A, Zo_v1.1, whole genome shotgun sequence harbors:
- the LOC121969859 gene encoding high mobility group B protein 6-like isoform X2 gives MPLSGLDGRWWPWRQKKKEAYQEVVKQENREKEAMKLLEKEHLQKTAMELLEQYLQFQQEREGCFEAKHPMSAFFLFSKERREALLQEKKTILEISKIAGEEWKNMAEEQKAPYEEEQNGIFSLLRL, from the exons ATGCCGCTATCGGGCCTCGATGGCCGCTGGTGGCCTTGGCGACAAAAGAAGAAGGAGGCCTACCAGGAAGTCGTCAAGCAAGAGAATCGAGAGAAAGAAGCAATGAAGCTACTGGAAAAAGAGCATTTGCAGAAGACCGCCATGGAGTTGCTGGAACAATATTTGCAGTTTCAACAG GAAAGAGAAGGATGCTTTGAAGCAAAACATCCGATGTCAGCTTTCTTCTTGTTCTCGAAAGAACGCCGTGAAGCTCTGCTACAAGAGAAGAAAACCATCCTTGAG ATCTCAAAGATAGCAGGAGAGGAGTGGAAGAACATGGCAGAAGAGCAGAAAGCTCCCTATGAGGAGGAGCAAAATGGAATATTTTC ATTGCTAAGACTCTGA
- the LOC121969859 gene encoding high mobility group B protein 6-like isoform X3: protein MPLSGLDGRWWPWRQKKKEAYQEVVKQENREKEAMKLLEKEHLQKTAMELLEQYLQFQQEREGCFEAKHPMSAFFLFSKERREALLQEKKTILEISKIAGEEWKNMAEEQKAPYEEEQNDC from the exons ATGCCGCTATCGGGCCTCGATGGCCGCTGGTGGCCTTGGCGACAAAAGAAGAAGGAGGCCTACCAGGAAGTCGTCAAGCAAGAGAATCGAGAGAAAGAAGCAATGAAGCTACTGGAAAAAGAGCATTTGCAGAAGACCGCCATGGAGTTGCTGGAACAATATTTGCAGTTTCAACAG GAAAGAGAAGGATGCTTTGAAGCAAAACATCCGATGTCAGCTTTCTTCTTGTTCTCGAAAGAACGCCGTGAAGCTCTGCTACAAGAGAAGAAAACCATCCTTGAG ATCTCAAAGATAGCAGGAGAGGAGTGGAAGAACATGGCAGAAGAGCAGAAAGCTCCCTATGAGGAGGAGCAAAATG ATTGCTAA
- the LOC121969859 gene encoding high mobility group B protein 6-like isoform X4 encodes MPLSGLDGRWWPWRQKKKEAYQEVVKQENREKEAMKLLEKEHLQKTAMELLEQYLQFQQEVEKEGKKVRKEKDALKQNIRCQLSSCSRKNAVKLCYKRRKPSLRSQR; translated from the exons ATGCCGCTATCGGGCCTCGATGGCCGCTGGTGGCCTTGGCGACAAAAGAAGAAGGAGGCCTACCAGGAAGTCGTCAAGCAAGAGAATCGAGAGAAAGAAGCAATGAAGCTACTGGAAAAAGAGCATTTGCAGAAGACCGCCATGGAGTTGCTGGAACAATATTTGCAGTTTCAACAG GAAGTTGAAAAAGAGGGCAAGAAAGTAAG GAAAGAGAAGGATGCTTTGAAGCAAAACATCCGATGTCAGCTTTCTTCTTGTTCTCGAAAGAACGCCGTGAAGCTCTGCTACAAGAGAAGAAAACCATCCTTGAG ATCTCAAAGATAG
- the LOC121969859 gene encoding high mobility group B protein 6-like isoform X1, with product MPLSGLDGRWWPWRQKKKEAYQEVVKQENREKEAMKLLEKEHLQKTAMELLEQYLQFQQEREGCFEAKHPMSAFFLFSKERREALLQEKKTILEISKIAGEEWKNMAEEQKAPYEEEQNGIFSCASSI from the exons ATGCCGCTATCGGGCCTCGATGGCCGCTGGTGGCCTTGGCGACAAAAGAAGAAGGAGGCCTACCAGGAAGTCGTCAAGCAAGAGAATCGAGAGAAAGAAGCAATGAAGCTACTGGAAAAAGAGCATTTGCAGAAGACCGCCATGGAGTTGCTGGAACAATATTTGCAGTTTCAACAG GAAAGAGAAGGATGCTTTGAAGCAAAACATCCGATGTCAGCTTTCTTCTTGTTCTCGAAAGAACGCCGTGAAGCTCTGCTACAAGAGAAGAAAACCATCCTTGAG ATCTCAAAGATAGCAGGAGAGGAGTGGAAGAACATGGCAGAAGAGCAGAAAGCTCCCTATGAGGAGGAGCAAAATGGAATATTTTCGTGTGCATCTTcaatttga